In Candidatus Nitronauta litoralis, one DNA window encodes the following:
- a CDS encoding class I SAM-dependent methyltransferase, which translates to MNQKEMMLLAQKTQEIYERNGPRFDMERPKVLYEKEWLSRFQELLPPRAKILDAGCGAGEPIAQYFICRGFDLTGIDFSQSILDIAKSRFPDHQWLQMDMRKLNLEKKFEGIIAWHSFFHLIPEDQRETLKCFSNHLTPGGVLLLTIGHEEGEVIGNVGDDKVYHASLSIEEYTSILNSLNIETIHFVPEDPHCGGTSVLLAQKKEL; encoded by the coding sequence ATGAACCAAAAAGAAATGATGCTTCTGGCCCAGAAGACTCAAGAGATTTACGAGCGAAACGGACCGCGCTTTGACATGGAGCGTCCAAAAGTACTTTATGAAAAAGAATGGCTCAGCCGTTTTCAAGAGCTGCTACCCCCCAGGGCAAAAATTCTTGACGCAGGGTGTGGCGCTGGAGAACCAATCGCCCAGTATTTTATTTGTCGAGGGTTCGATCTAACTGGAATCGATTTTTCTCAAAGTATATTGGACATTGCCAAATCACGTTTTCCTGACCATCAATGGCTTCAGATGGATATGCGAAAATTAAACCTCGAGAAAAAATTTGAGGGAATCATCGCGTGGCACAGTTTTTTTCATTTAATACCCGAGGATCAACGGGAAACTCTTAAATGCTTTAGCAATCATTTAACCCCCGGGGGTGTCTTGCTGCTTACGATTGGTCACGAAGAAGGAGAAGTTATCGGCAATGTCGGTGACGACAAGGTCTACCATGCGAGTCTTTCGATTGAAGAATACACTTCGATTCTAAATAGTTTAAATATTGAAACGATACATTTTGTCCCTGAAGATCCTCATTGCGGAGGTACCAGCGTCCTCCTGGCTCAAAAAAAAGAACTATAA
- a CDS encoding TonB family protein produces the protein MLSQKVLSKSFIVSAIGSTALHLVFAMTAGAYFLTREPPPVKNQVKVQIIEKEKPERKEKKERKIKPVVEVAPAIQPVEITQPKQPQQVTQVASVQTKVDVQPVMMESVPTATALPKNAKVTSHVSSRAMTAATSTPRPMRTTAVATMASSSNTVRRKTSNVFAYKISDVAPVKKPTTIAKPILTSKRTGVKRGRAVAKVGIPAPIAVASVNTTQSGTKGAAIKRSSATRVANSFGSPRSVAAPVVTGSSGSTGVGLKKSTARPVQVAGLAPMAQTPVEVIEEVIGEVTDPEAKAGYERKISRRLQYVAQKHFKRSRARKTGKKGKVVISFTLMRDGSVKKVYVKTPNEFASINQVALEALKKAAPFSEFPEGIVGNEFDVTVPFNFYIR, from the coding sequence ATGCTTTCCCAGAAAGTCCTGTCCAAGTCATTCATAGTTTCTGCTATCGGCTCAACCGCACTCCATCTGGTATTTGCCATGACGGCGGGAGCCTATTTCCTGACACGTGAGCCGCCCCCGGTAAAAAATCAGGTAAAAGTCCAGATTATCGAAAAAGAAAAGCCCGAGCGTAAAGAGAAAAAGGAACGAAAAATAAAACCCGTGGTGGAGGTGGCACCGGCTATACAACCGGTTGAAATCACCCAGCCGAAACAGCCGCAACAGGTAACCCAGGTCGCTTCCGTCCAGACCAAGGTTGACGTTCAGCCGGTTATGATGGAATCGGTACCTACTGCGACCGCGTTGCCAAAAAATGCGAAAGTCACATCGCATGTCAGCTCCCGGGCCATGACGGCTGCAACCTCGACTCCGCGCCCCATGCGAACCACAGCCGTAGCCACTATGGCCTCATCCAGCAATACCGTAAGACGAAAAACATCCAATGTCTTTGCTTACAAGATTTCTGATGTGGCACCGGTCAAGAAACCGACTACCATCGCCAAGCCGATCCTGACCTCAAAACGTACCGGGGTCAAACGTGGACGGGCGGTGGCAAAAGTAGGCATTCCGGCCCCTATAGCAGTCGCTTCGGTCAATACAACACAGTCAGGAACCAAAGGCGCCGCTATTAAACGTTCGAGCGCAACGCGGGTAGCCAACTCTTTTGGATCGCCACGGTCCGTTGCAGCACCTGTCGTTACCGGTTCCAGCGGATCCACTGGTGTGGGACTTAAAAAATCCACCGCACGCCCGGTCCAGGTCGCAGGCCTTGCACCAATGGCTCAAACCCCGGTCGAGGTGATCGAAGAAGTCATAGGAGAGGTCACCGATCCGGAAGCCAAAGCGGGTTACGAAAGGAAAATTTCCCGGAGACTGCAATACGTCGCCCAGAAACATTTCAAGCGGTCAAGAGCCAGAAAGACGGGTAAAAAGGGCAAAGTGGTTATCTCCTTCACGCTGATGCGGGATGGAAGCGTAAAAAAGGTCTATGTAAAAACCCCGAATGAATTCGCGAGTATCAATCAAGTCGCCCTGGAAGCACTGAAAAAGGCCGCTCCGTTCTCGGAATTTCCGGAAGGGATCGTCGGGAACGAATTTGATGTGACGGTTCCATTTAATTTCTACATACGATAA
- a CDS encoding biopolymer transporter ExbD — translation MINFTKKKRESFRLDITPLINIVFLLLIFFMLTSSAVNQGLDVELPDAATAEKINSQEIALSIGENGDLLLENEKVSMEELSGKIKSLLDENGRDALIIQGDQNIEFGLFGEVLDRAREGGVVKFLIATDQLESEGEAT, via the coding sequence ATGATCAATTTCACCAAGAAAAAACGGGAATCATTCAGGCTGGATATCACGCCGCTGATCAATATCGTGTTCCTCCTGTTGATCTTTTTCATGTTGACCTCCTCCGCTGTCAATCAGGGTCTGGATGTTGAATTGCCTGATGCGGCCACGGCGGAGAAAATCAATTCACAGGAAATCGCACTCAGTATTGGGGAAAACGGCGACCTGCTTTTGGAAAATGAAAAAGTCTCTATGGAAGAGTTGTCTGGAAAAATCAAATCATTGCTGGATGAAAATGGACGAGATGCCCTGATCATCCAGGGCGACCAGAATATCGAATTTGGGCTGTTTGGTGAGGTTCTGGACCGGGCTCGTGAAGGGGGAGTGGTAAAATTCCTGATCGCTACCGATCAATTGGAATCCGAAGGGGAGGCTACCTAA
- a CDS encoding biopolymer transporter ExbD — protein MVQIQSERKKSFRMDMAPLIDVVFLLLIFFMLTFSVLGQAMDVNLPDGEAQPEANLQEDINIMIDRDGLIRINGEPIKITDLRQELKTRLDARKDKLVSLETFDSTKFEMFTSVLDISRQAGAKDFNIIR, from the coding sequence ATGGTTCAGATTCAATCCGAGCGGAAAAAAAGTTTCCGTATGGACATGGCCCCGTTAATCGACGTGGTCTTCCTTCTCCTCATATTCTTCATGCTCACGTTCTCCGTTCTCGGTCAGGCGATGGATGTCAACCTTCCCGATGGTGAAGCCCAACCGGAAGCCAACCTGCAGGAAGACATCAACATCATGATCGACCGGGATGGACTGATTCGGATAAACGGCGAGCCTATAAAAATCACCGACCTCAGGCAGGAGTTGAAAACACGGTTGGATGCGCGCAAGGACAAGCTCGTCAGCCTGGAAACGTTTGATTCAACCAAATTCGAGATGTTCACATCGGTGTTGGATATTTCTCGCCAGGCTGGCGCAAAAGACTTCAACATCATTCGCTGA
- a CDS encoding MotA/TolQ/ExbB proton channel family protein → MESINSAFDLIGRGGLLMAPIVICSLIALTIIFERLYFFFKTYENPEAIFDSIEKMLAKGKNLSSKDIPVKEDGPIARLLKVGLEEKNAPQWKLEEKLSVTGQEEINSFSKNIRWLEVIATISPLLGLLGTVTGMVRAFNKVAEYKGQVDPSLLAGGIWEALLTTAAGLAVAIPVVIMLHYFEKKIETISFHMEKFAKFLVHQIHGEQETRGNGTGSHGSQHVQPVQKARTVA, encoded by the coding sequence ATGGAATCGATCAATTCCGCATTTGATTTAATTGGCCGGGGTGGCCTGTTGATGGCCCCGATTGTGATCTGTTCCCTGATCGCGTTAACCATCATTTTCGAGCGGCTTTACTTCTTTTTTAAAACGTACGAGAACCCGGAAGCCATTTTTGACTCTATAGAAAAAATGCTGGCCAAAGGCAAGAACCTGTCTTCAAAAGACATCCCTGTAAAAGAGGACGGTCCTATTGCGCGTCTTTTAAAAGTAGGCCTTGAAGAAAAAAATGCCCCGCAGTGGAAACTCGAAGAAAAGCTTTCCGTTACCGGGCAGGAAGAGATCAATAGTTTTTCAAAAAATATCAGATGGCTGGAAGTAATCGCCACCATCTCCCCACTACTCGGTTTATTGGGTACGGTTACCGGTATGGTGCGTGCCTTCAACAAGGTTGCAGAATACAAAGGACAGGTCGACCCCAGCCTGCTCGCTGGCGGCATCTGGGAAGCCCTGCTGACGACCGCTGCCGGACTCGCCGTTGCCATTCCAGTAGTCATCATGCTGCACTACTTTGAAAAAAAGATCGAAACCATCTCGTTCCATATGGAAAAGTTCGCCAAGTTTCTGGTCCATCAAATTCATGGTGAACAGGAAACCCGGGGTAACGGAACCGGTTCACACGGTTCCCAACACGTTCAACCCGTTCAAAAAGCGCGTACAGTCGCATAA
- a CDS encoding HD domain-containing protein gives MSPNPASTLSYWPINKEFLNKNSDQQFTLYLKENSQPYDLFVKFAGPDPAHQEKVRKMLNEGELDNSLYIHKDEMQEYFSQASERIKEWEKAEEGNPEALAKKLHGLCLDIMKGFFEFNVSSKVLKLIDPIMEKMQQCLTESNYSILNKTLAKDFSLYTHCVNVGLYCLSFGVYNKIKPEEVHSLGMGGLFCDIGMSTVPVEILQKKTALNKEEEEIVKQHINKGKEILKELDFSDSVVLEIVENHHEEFEGGGYPKGASGNDIPYNARICKIMDMYNDFTSPRESKKALLPIQALTKMTTEYRPQFDPELLKQFILMMGPSLD, from the coding sequence ATGTCGCCTAATCCTGCTTCTACTTTATCTTATTGGCCAATCAATAAGGAATTCCTCAATAAAAATTCAGACCAGCAGTTCACGCTTTATTTAAAAGAAAATAGTCAGCCTTATGATTTATTTGTGAAGTTTGCGGGTCCGGATCCTGCCCATCAAGAGAAGGTCCGAAAAATGTTGAATGAAGGGGAGTTGGACAACTCTCTCTATATACATAAGGATGAAATGCAGGAATACTTTTCTCAGGCTTCTGAAAGGATAAAGGAGTGGGAGAAAGCTGAAGAAGGCAATCCCGAAGCTTTAGCCAAAAAACTCCATGGCCTTTGCCTGGATATTATGAAGGGGTTTTTTGAGTTCAATGTTTCTTCAAAGGTATTGAAACTGATCGATCCCATCATGGAGAAAATGCAACAATGTTTGACAGAATCTAACTATTCCATCTTAAATAAAACACTTGCTAAAGATTTTTCCCTTTATACCCATTGCGTTAACGTGGGTTTATATTGCCTCAGTTTCGGGGTTTATAACAAAATAAAACCCGAAGAAGTTCATTCCCTGGGAATGGGCGGGTTGTTCTGCGACATTGGAATGTCTACGGTCCCAGTTGAAATTCTGCAAAAAAAAACGGCTTTAAATAAAGAAGAAGAGGAAATTGTTAAACAACATATCAATAAGGGAAAAGAAATTTTAAAAGAATTGGATTTTTCTGACAGTGTGGTGTTGGAAATTGTTGAAAACCATCACGAAGAATTTGAAGGAGGAGGGTACCCGAAAGGTGCATCTGGAAACGATATCCCCTACAATGCCCGCATTTGTAAAATTATGGATATGTACAATGATTTCACCTCCCCACGGGAAAGCAAAAAAGCGTTATTACCAATCCAGGCTCTTACCAAAATGACCACGGAATATCGTCCTCAATTTGACCCCGAACTTTTAAAACAATTTATTCTGATGATGGGACCTTCCCTGGACTAA
- a CDS encoding deoxyguanosinetriphosphate triphosphohydrolase — MIKRQDIEKLEKEILAPFAVKSGESRGRQNREKEHSYRTRFQRDRDRVIHCSAFRRLEYKTQVFVYHEGDYYRTRLTHSLEVAQIARSICKSLQLNEDLAEAIALSHDLGHPPFGHTGQKVLNRLMKDHGGFEHNRQSLRIVKLLEKRYPQFEGLNLTWEVLEGISKHSRDEDNPLIKPKQNRFPSLEAQVADFADGIAYNAHDLDDGITSGLLDPVQLRSVALWRENEKRLDKEFANLDLKMKKYQIVRSIINDLITDFRKATLKNIKKHSIDSVQAVRTSSIRLAGFGKEVGEKNAELKQFLNKKMYQHPKVRRMEFKAELHLNKIFEAYKRFPDLVPEDASPKGEGDSIERRICDYISGMTDRFCIREYKSLFGPEEKD, encoded by the coding sequence GTGATAAAAAGACAGGATATAGAAAAACTGGAAAAGGAGATCCTGGCACCGTTTGCCGTTAAAAGCGGAGAAAGCCGGGGACGCCAGAACCGGGAAAAAGAACATTCCTACAGGACCCGCTTCCAGCGCGACCGCGACCGGGTGATTCATTGTTCCGCTTTTCGCCGGCTGGAATATAAAACCCAGGTGTTTGTGTATCATGAGGGAGATTATTACCGCACCCGCCTGACCCACTCGCTTGAAGTCGCGCAAATCGCCCGTTCTATCTGTAAATCTCTCCAGCTAAATGAAGACCTGGCGGAAGCGATTGCCTTGTCGCATGATCTGGGGCATCCTCCTTTTGGTCACACAGGGCAAAAAGTCCTCAACCGGTTGATGAAAGATCACGGTGGTTTCGAACACAATCGGCAAAGCCTGCGGATCGTCAAACTTCTGGAAAAACGTTATCCGCAATTTGAAGGCCTCAATCTGACCTGGGAGGTTTTGGAAGGAATCAGCAAACATTCAAGGGATGAGGATAATCCACTGATCAAACCAAAACAGAACCGCTTTCCCTCACTTGAGGCACAGGTGGCGGACTTTGCTGATGGCATAGCCTATAACGCCCATGACCTCGACGACGGCATCACTTCCGGTTTGCTTGATCCGGTACAACTCCGATCGGTAGCCCTCTGGCGGGAAAATGAAAAACGCCTGGACAAGGAATTCGCCAACCTGGATCTGAAAATGAAAAAGTACCAGATTGTTCGGAGCATCATCAACGACCTCATCACTGATTTCCGGAAAGCGACACTGAAAAATATTAAGAAACACTCCATAGATTCAGTTCAGGCCGTGCGGACCAGTTCTATCCGGCTGGCGGGCTTTGGTAAGGAGGTAGGGGAAAAAAATGCAGAGCTGAAGCAATTCCTGAATAAAAAGATGTATCAACACCCCAAGGTCCGTCGAATGGAATTCAAGGCGGAACTGCATCTCAATAAAATTTTTGAAGCTTACAAAAGGTTTCCGGACCTTGTGCCGGAAGATGCTTCTCCAAAGGGGGAGGGGGACTCTATAGAGCGCCGTATTTGCGATTACATCTCGGGGATGACCGACCGATTCTGCATTCGTGAGTATAAAAGCCTGTTCGGGCCGGAAGAAAAGGATTAA